From Paenibacillus sp. PL2-23:
CATAACGGAAGCAGCAGCAGCCACCAAGCCGATTCAGCCTGAATACCCACGGCGATACACCTCCCATTCCAGAGCCATGACGGCAAGCGTCGCAAGCGCTAGCCACAGCAGCAACGGCTGCTGACTGAATGCGGATCGGTCGTCCTGGCGTTCAGCTTCAGCCTGGTCCACAGATGCGCCGCCTTCTTCGTCAGCCTTCGAGCCATACTGGAGGCTCAGGTTATGCTCGTCCTCTGTCTCCGGCATCCATTCCGCATAGTCCGGCACAACGGACAAGTAGCGCTCTTCTACGACCTCCCCCTTCTCGTCAAGCTCCTTCAGGGCGTACAAGCCGGGCACAGTCGGAGCCTCCTGCACCCCCTCGCCCATTACAAGATCAGGCAGCGGCACAGGACGCTCTCCAGGGGCTCCATCACCCTGCGGAAGTCGCTCAACCAGCGTCCACTCTGCTCGTTCCGTTGCTGAGCGGAAGGCAAGCTCCAGCGGCTGCCCCGCCTGAACGGCTCCAAGCTGGCCTGTCGTCCCGCCGCGGAGCCACTCAACGGACTGGACGATCAACACGGGAAATTCAGGACGCAGCGGCAGGTCCGAATCCTGCAGCTTGAACGTATAGCGCAGCTTCGGCATGCCCTTATCCGTTCCGGCATAAATCGCCGGCACGCCCCCGTATGTCAGAATGGGAGCTCCCCACACGACCTCGTCCGGGGTCGGGACGTTCATTCTGCCGATATACGTATCCAGCAGCGAAATATAGGACACGACGGGATGCTCGGCCGCTTCTGCGGCGGAATGCTTCGGCACAGCCGTATTCTCCGCCCCTGTCTGTGGATGGTCAATTAACCATAGAGGCTTATCCTCCAGCAGCTCCCTCCAGTCCCCGTCTCCCATGAGAAGCTCATAAGCGCCGTCCACAACGATGGCGTCGAAAGTCTCTGATGCCTCCTCAGACGGAGCAGGGGCGTTCGGGGCCATTTTGACCGGCTGCACACCGGCTAGCTGCAATGCTTTTTCCAGAAATAAGTTGCCCTCCGTAACGAGCAGCAGCTTGCTGGCTTGGCTCCCTGCAGGAAAGGCATATGCGATATTGTCGACAGGAACGCTGTCAACAGAGGGCATCAGCTGCGCTCTGTAATAAGGAGCCAGAGGCAGCCCATCTGCGCTCACGCTTCTCCATTCCCCTGGCGGTACGGACACCTCCAGCTCCCGCACGAGCTCCATGCCCTGATCCAGACGGGCGGCGGATAACCGGAGCTGGAAAGCCATCTCCGTCTCACCATTGTTCTGAACCGTGACGGAGGCCTGCTGATATTCGCCGTTCGCAGGATCAGACCGCACACCCATCTGGATGATGGCGCCGCTTGGCTGCCTCTCTTCGCCGCCCGACACGAAGACGTCGACAGGGGTACTTAGCCGAAGCTCGTTTGCTTCCTTTGCGTCCAGCCACCGGCCATCTGTGAATAGTACCATGATCCCCCCCTGTTCGCCTTGGAGCAGGGAATCCCCCAAGGACAAGGCCGCAGCATTGTCCGTTCTCCCGTAATAAGGCGACAGCTCATCAAGCCTCGCCAGCAAAGCCGCGCGATCACTGTGGTCTCCGTCCAGCTCCTCCGGCTCCGCTCCGGAGGCGATCAGGGTGATCTCCCGATTCGCTGGCTGCTCCCCGATCCACCCCTTGGCTGCTTCGATGGCGTCCTGGAAGCGAGTCTGCGGATGGGTCCCGCCTCCAGCATCCATGAGCTCCGCCATACTGCCGGAACGGTCGATCACGAGAACAGCATGGCCTCTCGTGCTGTCAGCTCTCCATATCGCAGGCTCCATAAGCGCCGCAACAATCAGCAGCGCAGCCAGAAGCTGCAGCAATAGGAGCAGACGCCCCCTCAGCCTCTGCCACGGCTTATTCGCCTCCTGCTCCCGAAGGAGCCTCCGCCACAGCAGATGGCTGGCCACCTCGGTCTCCGGATAGCTCCTCTTCAACATATACATCATCGCAATTAGCGGCAGCGCCAAGGCAAACCAAGCGGATGCCGCGGATAGAAATTGCAAGGTCTCGCCTCCTCCAAGCTTAACTGCGCTGCTGGATCGTTAACGCCTTAGCCCGCCCGGTATCGCAAGCAGAAGCTGCAGCGCCTCCGACATGGTCAGTCCTGTATCTACAAACGCGTAAGCGGCGCCCAGCTCAGCACACCGTCTCCTCAGCAGCTCCTGATAAGCGGCGACGGAGGCGCGGTATTCCTTCAGCAGCCCGTCGGAAATCGCCACCTCCTTGCCGCTTCCAAGCTCGCTGTCCACCAGCTTCAGCTCGCCGGACAAGCTGGGACGCAGCTCCTCGGGCGACAGCAGCTGAACCAGCACAAGCTGCTGGCCTGCTGAAGCCAACGACATCAACGTCTCTTCAATGCCCTCTTCGAACAAGGCGTCCGTGAACAACCAGGTCACGCCTGCTCGGCGCGGCAGAGCGCCGGCGGAACGGAATGGCCGGGCAAGATTGGAGGCTGGGGCCAGCGCCCCTTCACCTGACTTATCGTCCATGCCGACGGCACCCTTGGCCGTGGTGGATACATGCGCAAGATGCGTATACAGCTTCGGAAAGGCTGCCCTGCCTCTCAGGATAGGAGAAGCAACGCCCATTGATTGATCGTCGAAGGTGCGCAGGGTTACCCGATCATCCCCCGCAAGCGCGGCATAACCAACCAACGCAGCCAGACGCAGCGCATATAGCAGCTTGCTGCACGGCGCCCCGCCTTCAAAATCCATAGAGCGTGAAGTGTCAATATAAAGATGGGCGTGAAGCTCCTGCTCATCCCAATATTGCCGAATATAGGCCCGGCCCGTTCGGCCATATACGCTCCAATCGATTCGCCGGGTGTCATCGCCCGGCACGTACGGCCGGTAGTCGGCGAACTCCTGGGAGCCGCCGAGCGCCGCAGAACGGCGTTTGCCCGCCATCGTGCCGCGGATGCGGCTGCCTCCCGCAAGGCGTAACCGCTCTGCCAGCGTCAAAGCAGCCTGGTCGGGAAAAAGCAGCTTGAGCGCAGCTTCTCCCGACAAGGCTTGAGTTGCAGTTGCAGCCCTCTCATTCATCGTGAAGCCTCTATCGCTGTAATCATACTTTCCGTTAGCGTATCCGTCGTCAGCCCCATAGCTTGTGCTTCGTAGGTCAATACGATTCTATGGCGCAGGACGGGCGGCGCCGCCGATCGAAGATCGTTCCAGGACACATGCAGCCTGCCGCTGCTCAGCGCGCGCACCTTGGCGATGGAGACCAGCGCCTGCACCGCGCGCGGGCCGGCGCCGAACCGCGCGTATCGCTTCACTTCCTCTGTCGCGTCCCCTTCACCGGGATGGGTCATCATCACAAGCTTAACCGCCAAATCGAGCATGTCATCCGATATAAGGATCTCCTTCGCCATTCGCTGAATGCCAATAAGCTCCTCGCCTGTCATTGCGATGACGGCCCGCGGCTGCTCAACCGAGGTTGTACGCCGCACAATTTCCTTCAGTTCCTCGCGTGTGGGATAGTCCACTCCAATCTTTAGCAGAAACCGGTCCAGCTGCGCCTCAGGCAGCGGGTACGTCCCTTCCTGCTCGATCGGATTTTGGGTAGCCAGCACAAAAAATGGCTTCGAAAGCGCATAGGTTTCGCCGCCTGCTGTCACCGTGCCCTCTTGCATCGCTTCCAGCAATGCGCTTTGCGTCTTGGGAGTTGCTCGGTTGATCTCGTCCGCAAGCACCAGATTGCCGAAGATCGGCCCATGCTGGAACCGCTGCGACGCGGCTCCCTGCGCGCCGAATTCCATGAGATTGGTACCCGTAATATCCGACGGCATCAGGTCAGGCGTGAACTGAATCCGCGAAAATTGAAGCGCTACCGTGTCGGCCACAGTGCGGACCAGCATCGTCTTGCCGAGGCCCGGAATCCCTTCCAGCAGCGCATGCCCGCCCGCAAGCAAGCACCAGAGCAGCTGCTCAACCACCGTTTCCTGTCCTACTATGACCTTGGCGATCTCGCCCTTCAGCCTCGTGATTCTCGCCGCCGTCTCTTCCAGCTGCTCCTTCGATTCAATCATGCTTGTCCTCCTGTCATCCGATCATTGGTTCTATTGGTTCATGCCCCTTGGCGGGGTTGTCTACTGGTATACATATAAGCTCCATTCGCATACTCATAAGGCTATGCTCGGCTAGCAATTCGGCTAGCAATTATCCCCGTCAAGCGGACGCTCGACTGTTCGCTCCATGCTGAGATGTTAAATGCTCAGATTACTTATGAGGTGATACTTGAATCGCAAGTACCCCATCCGCGAATCGCCCCTTTACACTGACCGCAAATCTCCCCATTACATTAGACGCTCGACTGTTCGCCCCACGATGAGATGTTAACTACCCAAATTACTTATGTGGTGATACTTGACCAGCTAATCTCCCCATCTGTCCAGATTACTTATGTGGTGATACTTGACCAGCTAATCTCCCCATCCGCAAATCTCGCCAATACAACAGACGCTCGACTGTTCGCTCCATGCTGAGATGCTAACTGCATAACATACAGTTATTTTCTGTTAAAGCGCCTTCTGATCGTAACTAACTGCAGAACGTACATGTAAATGAATAGGTTTGGGCTATATGAGGATTTTGTTGCCAATTTAGATGTACGTTTTGCAGGTAATTTCCTTAAAAAGCTCATGTTGGTCGAAATTAAATGTATGTTTTGCAGGTAATGCCCTATGCACTTGCTTTGCATCGCTTCTGGTCCACCCATAAAGCAGCGTAAAATAGAATTGTAGAGCTGTGGTAGAGCAGTGCTAGTGTAATGCTAGGGCAGCGCTAGTGCAATGCTATAGCAGCACTGGGGCAATGCTATAGTAGCACTAGGGCAGCAATAGAGCAGATGCAAAACAACGGTAGAATAGTCGTTTCGCAGTGTTAGGATATGACTAGAGCCGTTCTAGGAAAGTGGTAAGATCCGGTATGAGAGAAGTCAGGTAAGGAGATTGGTAATAAAGAAACAGAAGTCACAATCACCGTACAAGGCCGCTTTAATCAGCGATTGGGCTGAATTTCGTCAAAATATTGCTTGACCTTGTCCTGCATGCTGGACGGCAGCTGAGAGCGGCCAAGCGACCGCTTCGCTTCGGCGGCATATTCACTGTAAACCTCCTCGTACGGTCGCGTACCCCCGTCAATCATCGGTGATTGCCCGCCGGATTCTATTCGGCCGCCAGTCGATGGACCGCCGTCTTGGTATGACTCTCCTTCACCCTCGTGGATCCGCGGCGTCGTCACAAGCGTTCGGCTGCCGCTGCCAGTCCCAGCACCGTTGCCACCCGAGCCCGAGCCGTTGCCAACGCCTGCTCCAGACCCCGAGCCGCTGCCACTGCCTGACCCAGACCCGGTGCCAGATCCGTTGCCTGACCCCGAGCCACTGCCCGATCCAGACCCCGTGCCACTTCCGCCGCCTGATCCTGACCCAGACCCAGTGCCGGAGTCACCCTCATCGGGAGAGCTGCCCTCTGCTCCGAACCCCGAGTCGCCGCTCCCTCCTGCACCTGAGCTGCCGGAGCTGCCCGCGGACGAGCCGCTGCTTGCGCCGGACCCCGACGCAGCGCCGCCCCCAGCCGCTGCCGCCCACGAAGGCGGCGCGGTGCCCCCCTGCGCGGCCAGCCGCTCCGCGAGCGCGCCGCCGCCAGCGGCAAGCTGGCCCGCCATTGCCCGGGCCAGCTGCTCCAGCTCGCCCGCCGACAATGCGCGGGCGAGCGCCTCCTCCAGCGCGGCGAGGGCATCGCCGCCGCTGTCGTCCTCCGGGGCGGCTTCGCCTTCCGCCGCCCCGTCACCTTCGGCGGCGCGAGCCTGCTGCGCCGCCGCTACCAGCGCCGCCGCAAGCTCCTCGGCGGCGCCTTGATCGAGCGGCAGCGAAGCTGCTAGCCGCTCGAGCGCTTCCGCCAGCGCTTCGCGCTCCGCTGGCGACAGCTCTTTCAGGCGCGATCGCAGCTCGTCGATCGCGCTGGAGACGCTGGCGGCGGCGCGGTCGCGCAGCGCGGCGCCGAGCTGCTCCAGATTCGGCTGCCGCTCCATCGCGGCGCCCGCCTCATCCAATCGTTCCGCCGCCATCTTCGCCTCGGCGGCGTTCTGCTCCAGCTCGCGCATCGCTTCCGCCAGCTCGTCCAGCGACTCCGCGAGGTCCGCGTCGCCGCTCGCAAGCTCCTGACGCAGCTCCTCCAGCGGCTTCAGCAGCTCCTCCTTCGCTTTCTCCGGCAGGTTCATCGACTCCACCTCGCGTTCCATACGCTCCGCTTCCTCGATAAGCCCCTCCACAGCGGAGCGAGCTTCGGCCTGCGCCTGCGCCTTCTCCGCCATGGGATTGGGCACCAGCAGCAGCGCAACGATCATCGCCCATAACCCCGCCATGCCAAGCAACCAAACGCGATGCTTCCGCCAAGAGGGACCAGGCAGCTTCTCCCGAAGCGCCGCAACATAACGTTCCCCAAGAGCTAACGCATCCTGCCGCTGCAGGCGAATAATAGCAGGCTCCGCTTCGCTTGCCCTGTAGCGCGCCATGCCGTCAAGCGCCGTTACCATAGCGTCCTCCGTGGAGGTTTTATCCATCTCCTTGGCAGCATCCGCTGTCGACGCTCGTTTCCACAGTCCGTACCCTAACCCCGCCGCGGCGCCGAGCAGCACCAGCGAAGCAAAATACGGCGCCACATGCAGAATCGGCCACAGCCTGGCCGCTCCAAGCAGAAGCGCTCCCGCAGCGCTGCCAGCTCCCAAGCCCAACGCCGCCGTTCTAACTATGCGCAGCAGCCGCAGCCTGCGGCGAACCACATACAGCTGACGGAGCAACGATTCACGCGCCATACGGGGCGCCTCCTTTCTGTCATGCCTATTATTTGCGGCTATTCAGCCGCGGGCGGAGCTTGCGGATCGACACCCAGATGGCGGCTGCCGACAGCACCGTGTAGATGATCATAAATTCCAGCCATATAGGCATCGGGGCTCCCTTGGCCGACGGACCGCCGCGCCAGCCCTGGAACAGCTCATCCGAAATAGTGGGGTCCAGAATGCTGTATAGGGCAGCGATTGGATTCCAGGTAATAATATGACCGATCCAGCGATAGGAATCCGCATTGGCTGCCGTGACTGGGCTTGAGCCCTGCAGGTAGTTCTCCACTACACTCATCGTGACGAAATACAGAATGCCCGTACCCACGAATATAAACAGTGTAACGCCGTAAGTGGATATGACGGAGATCATCGTCCGCTTCAGCACCGTCGAGAAAAAAATGCCGAACGAGCCTAACATCGCCATCATAAACAAATAAAACAAAAAGACAAGCACTAGCTGCTTGGGCGACACGCCGCCGTACAGAAATACCATACTGTACACCGGAATCGTGCTTGTCACGATCAGAATCATAAAGCTGAGGGAGGATATCAGCTTGCTGATAATAATCGTGAAGGAGCTTTGCTGCGTCGTCAGCAGCAAATTAAGCGTCTGCTTCTCTCGTTCGCCGCTAATGACGCCAGCTGTCAGCCCCGGCGCCATAAATGCGACCAAGCCCAGCTGCGCCATCGACAGGAAGTAGAACAGCATGCGGCTTTCCTCCGGATTGTAGGACGCGCCCCTTCCCGTCATCCCCAGGGTCAAATAGATTGCGGCGAATGCCAGCAGCCCGATTGCAATCAGATAAAAAAACAACGTCCACATCGCTCTTGGTGTTCTCAGCCGCAGCCGGATCTCTTTGTCCAGCACCGGATTTATAAGCTTGGAGCGCCAGTTCACG
This genomic window contains:
- a CDS encoding VWA domain-containing protein is translated as MQFLSAASAWFALALPLIAMMYMLKRSYPETEVASHLLWRRLLREQEANKPWQRLRGRLLLLLQLLAALLIVAALMEPAIWRADSTRGHAVLVIDRSGSMAELMDAGGGTHPQTRFQDAIEAAKGWIGEQPANREITLIASGAEPEELDGDHSDRAALLARLDELSPYYGRTDNAAALSLGDSLLQGEQGGIMVLFTDGRWLDAKEANELRLSTPVDVFVSGGEERQPSGAIIQMGVRSDPANGEYQQASVTVQNNGETEMAFQLRLSAARLDQGMELVRELEVSVPPGEWRSVSADGLPLAPYYRAQLMPSVDSVPVDNIAYAFPAGSQASKLLLVTEGNLFLEKALQLAGVQPVKMAPNAPAPSEEASETFDAIVVDGAYELLMGDGDWRELLEDKPLWLIDHPQTGAENTAVPKHSAAEAAEHPVVSYISLLDTYIGRMNVPTPDEVVWGAPILTYGGVPAIYAGTDKGMPKLRYTFKLQDSDLPLRPEFPVLIVQSVEWLRGGTTGQLGAVQAGQPLELAFRSATERAEWTLVERLPQGDGAPGERPVPLPDLVMGEGVQEAPTVPGLYALKELDEKGEVVEERYLSVVPDYAEWMPETEDEHNLSLQYGSKADEEGGASVDQAEAERQDDRSAFSQQPLLLWLALATLAVMALEWEVYRRGYSG
- a CDS encoding DUF58 domain-containing protein, yielding MNERAATATQALSGEAALKLLFPDQAALTLAERLRLAGGSRIRGTMAGKRRSAALGGSQEFADYRPYVPGDDTRRIDWSVYGRTGRAYIRQYWDEQELHAHLYIDTSRSMDFEGGAPCSKLLYALRLAALVGYAALAGDDRVTLRTFDDQSMGVASPILRGRAAFPKLYTHLAHVSTTAKGAVGMDDKSGEGALAPASNLARPFRSAGALPRRAGVTWLFTDALFEEGIEETLMSLASAGQQLVLVQLLSPEELRPSLSGELKLVDSELGSGKEVAISDGLLKEYRASVAAYQELLRRRCAELGAAYAFVDTGLTMSEALQLLLAIPGGLRR
- a CDS encoding AAA family ATPase translates to MIESKEQLEETAARITRLKGEIAKVIVGQETVVEQLLWCLLAGGHALLEGIPGLGKTMLVRTVADTVALQFSRIQFTPDLMPSDITGTNLMEFGAQGAASQRFQHGPIFGNLVLADEINRATPKTQSALLEAMQEGTVTAGGETYALSKPFFVLATQNPIEQEGTYPLPEAQLDRFLLKIGVDYPTREELKEIVRRTTSVEQPRAVIAMTGEELIGIQRMAKEILISDDMLDLAVKLVMMTHPGEGDATEEVKRYARFGAGPRAVQALVSIAKVRALSSGRLHVSWNDLRSAAPPVLRHRIVLTYEAQAMGLTTDTLTESMITAIEASR
- a CDS encoding ABC transporter permease, which codes for MKAGETARGGVNWRSKLINPVLDKEIRLRLRTPRAMWTLFFYLIAIGLLAFAAIYLTLGMTGRGASYNPEESRMLFYFLSMAQLGLVAFMAPGLTAGVISGEREKQTLNLLLTTQQSSFTIIISKLISSLSFMILIVTSTIPVYSMVFLYGGVSPKQLVLVFLFYLFMMAMLGSFGIFFSTVLKRTMISVISTYGVTLFIFVGTGILYFVTMSVVENYLQGSSPVTAANADSYRWIGHIITWNPIAALYSILDPTISDELFQGWRGGPSAKGAPMPIWLEFMIIYTVLSAAAIWVSIRKLRPRLNSRK